The nucleotide sequence ATAAGAAAATATCTTATGAAGATTGCTTCTCTTTTTTACCGCAGAAGCTATGAAGCCAAAGAAGTGGATTTTTTAATTGCTGTCGTCATACTTTAGGAGCTACAGAACATGGTTTTTCGGCCATTTTACCTAAAATTTGAGCGAACAGGGGCCATCTCGACCCGATAATGCCGTTTTTGCAAATCTTAGATGCATAGCGGATTCAATTACATAACCAGAACAGCCTCCTCTTTTGTTAACTTGTAGGGGAAAGACCTGGATTTGTGTGATGGAGGTATCATCGTTTTTATGATCTTCATTATTCCTCCACAGCATTTGCACGTAAGCTTTGGACGCTCTCTGAACCAGGCTGACGACTTATTCGGGTTGATACCGGTAAGGTACTGAAGCAATGCAATCAAGCGTTTGCTATTAGGGTGGAGGAAACCAAAGTTCCGTGTTCGCCTGAAACCTTTGGGTAGAACATGCTGGAGAATCAACCTGAGAAACTGCGGGCCGGGAAGTGTTCTTGTGAGCATTTTTTTGCTCTTACTATCCTGGTAACGAAAGGTCACCTGACCATCTTTGCACGTAATAATATCTTTCTCTTGAATGACCCCTTTGTAGAGATAACGACCAAGATAGACCAGTGCCTTTTCACCGTTGCCGACAAATTTGCAATCGACGACCCATGTTTTGGGATAATTAACTGGAAGCGTAAGAGCCGCTTTGTTCACGGCATCGAGCATTTTTGCTCGAAACACTTTAGCCAGCGCTTTGTGATTGAAAAGGTACCGCGTCTTTCCTTCGCTTTTTTTGAAGCTCCAAAGCTTTTTCTTCTGATTGATGGCCCCGGCTGGCATTACCAGATGGATATGCGGGTGGTAATCGAGAGAGCGAGAGTGGGTGTGCAAAACAGTGATGGCTCCAGCGTTTCCTTGTAATACGCTGTCATTTTGGACAAAGGTTTTTACGGTTTCCCAACAACACTGTATCATTATCGAGTAAAGCAAGCGTTGATGCTGCCATGCTAATGATCGAAGCTCTTTGGGTATAGTAAAGGTGAGCATAAAATAGTCAGCAGGCACTTCTTTTTTCAGTTGAAAATAGTATTATTAATGATACTATAATAAACATATGAGTAAAGTTTATAACATTCTTACACAAATGAAGCAAAGCCCTAAGAATGTTAGATTTTCAGAATTATGTTTGGTATGTAACTATTATTTTGGCGATGCACGACAAAGGGGAAGCAGTCACAGAATATATAAAACACCTTGGCAAGGAGATCCCAGGGTGAATATCCAGAATAATAAAGGAAAGGCTAAAGCATATCAAGTTAAACAAGTGCTTATGGCCATAGAAAGATTGGAGGTAGATCATGGCACTGAAAAATGATCATTATACTTATCGTGTTACTTGGTCTGAAGGCGATAAAGAATATGTAGGATTGTGTGTAGAGTTCCCTAGTTTAAGCTGGCTAACTAAAACACCTGAAGGAGCTCTCAGAGGTATTCGAAAAGTTGTTGCCGATGTAATAGCTGATATGAAAAAAAATGGAGAAGATATACCTGAGCCGGTTGCTAATAGAAATTTTAGCGGGAAGTTTATGGTACGTGTTCCGCCTGAAACACATAGAAAGCTTACTATACAGGCGGCGGAAGCGGGTGTAAGTCTAAACCGACTTGCCAGTGCAAAATTAAGCAAATAAAAACACATAACGAATACCTTTTACACTATACGGGGAAACAGGGTCATATCTTTGATATTGAGTCATATATAAGTTCAGATAGAACTAACTTCCTTTATTAATAACTGCGAAAAATGATGCTCACTCCTTAGATTTGTGATTAGCATTGTAAATCTGTATTAAAGTATTTATTGTTGACAAACATCGACAAAGCTAATAGAAATAGTAATGATTAAATGCTTAATCATAATGAATAGAATGTTCTACTTGTCATTGTAAAATATATTTGCGCAAGTAAAAAAAATGATGAAATATGCTTATATTTGAATGGGATCCAAAAAAAGCCAAAAAGAACATAAAAATACATGGTATATCTTTTGATGAGGCAAGCACCAGTTTCAAAGATACCATATCATTAACAATTTATGATCCTCTGCATTCTGATGAAGAGGATAGATTTATTACAATTGGAAACTCATGTAAAAATCGGCTTTTGATAATAGTTCATACTGTAAGAGAAATTAAAATCAGAATAATAAACGCAAGAAAGGCAACAAAAAAAGAAAGGAAGCAATATGAAGAAAATGCAAAAAGATCCAAAAATGCTTGAAGAATATGATTTCAGCAATGGGGTTCAGGGGAAATATGCAGAAAAATTTGAAGAAGGAACAAATGTTGTTGTTATTGATCCAGATGTTGCAAAATTCTTCCCTGATCATGATTCTGTAAATCAGGCATTACGTTCATTGACTGAAATTATTAAAAGTCAAAAAAGCCGAATCGGGTAAAGGGGAGTAGTTAGCTCCCCCTCCCCACACCACCACTGCATGCGGGCCCGCAGAGGGCGGTTCATGAAGACTACCTCGTTTTATTTGGGTAGTGAAAAGAAACCCATAGTTCTTTGATAGAAACTAGCCCTTGTTCCTTGAGCCACTGATTGGTCATACCAACTTGAATGGTAGTGGTGTCACATCTTGTGAATAAGCAAAAGTGGAGTATTGATTGTTGACAAAGCTAATAAAAATAGTGATTATTAAAGAAATAACGGGTCTCTGGAGTTGACGCCTTTATCTCTTGCGATTTTTATATTTTTTGATTCTTTGCTTATTCTATTTTCCTCATTATTTTATACGCCATAAGGCGCATCTGATCTCAGCGTTATCGGCAAGCAAGTCGGTGTTGAGTCAATCAATATAAGGGAGTAATCATGTCTTATGTGGGAAAATGGCGAATTACTGAAACATCTGTTTGGGACACTGAGTATCTTGATGAATTAGAAGAAGCCAGTGTTGAATTCACTAAAGAGTCCGGCACAATGACATTTGGCTACATTCACATTGAAATGGATGTCGTGAAAGATGAAATTGGCGGTATAGAAATTCTCGGGTATAGCTTTGTTGAAGACGACGAAGATGATGAAGTATCTGGATGGGGTTGGTTTCGTCAAACACTAACCAAAGACAAGATGGAAGGAAAGATCTACTTTCATTATGGCGAAAGTTCTCAGATCAGAATAGCAAGATACAAGAAAGGACGCTAACAATCGCATCAATGGAATAACATGAAGAAAGGCAAATTCTTCTGAATTCAGCATGTAGTGCATGGAATTTTTCACTATTGGACACAGAAGAACGAGAAAATGCGATACAAAAAAAACCTTAAAGAATATAAAAAGAGATTATTAGCAATGAACCTACCGGGATATACTCATAACACCTCAACGACTTTATTTGAAAAGTTTCTATGCAATAGCGGAGAGATAGAAATCATATCTAAAAAAATAATTGTTCGAATGAAAAAGAAAAGGAATTTGCCGACACTATTGAATGAAATGGAAAAACTTGAAAACATTGTCATGCCATGCATGGATAATAAAAATTAATTACTACTGGTTCGTCTACTACTTGAATTTAGGGTTAGTTTTTTACCATGAAAATCTATGTTTATTAGTACCTGAATCTTGCACCAAATAGACCTCTCCCGCTTAACCGAAGTTCGACAAATTATTCTCAAAAAAAGGCAAAATCAAGCAAAAACAGGAGAAATTTGTCGTAAACTCCTTGTTTGTTTGTGTGCCAGGCATTTTACGTAGTGCTTGAATATATGTCCTTCTGCTTGCCATAGGCATCCCATTGCGGTATCATCAGTATCATTATGTTTATCCGCAAAAAGACAAAAAAAATGCCAAGGGCAAAAAGAGATATATACAACATCAGCTTATATAATCAGTACGCACCACAGCAGGCCCGAAACAGCGAATAGTTTTAAATCCTGGACAGCTTCACCTACCTGAAGACAAATGGAAAGAGCTTGCCAATTGTATTGAAGAATTGTTAACCAATCAAAGACTTAACAAATACCTATTTTGAAGGGAGCAAGAGGGATAGTAAAGTAGCTGGGTATGGCAAATCAAAAGAGAAGCGCAATGATTGTCCAATGGTTACACTATCGCTTACAATAGATGAAGAGGGATTTCCTAAGCAGAGCAAAGTGTGGAAAGGCAATGTGTCAAGAGCCGGATACGCTTGAGGGTATTTTGTTGGGGTTAAAAGAAGAAGAAAGCTTGTTTTCGAGTCAGAGGACGATTGTTATGGATGCAGGGATTGCTACGGAAGATAATATTGCATTGATTAAAAAGAACGGCTTTAAATATATAGCAGTCTCACGCAAGAGAACATATGATGAAGCCCTCTGGTCTGGAGTGCAAGAGGAGAAGGTCGCATTATCGGAGGGGAAAACAATATTGAGTATGAAATTAGCCCGAACAGAAGAAGAGGTGTTTCTTTTTTCCTACTATTTTATACGCCATACGGCGCACCTCAGCGCTATCGCTCTCTTCTGCCAATTCGATCTGAATCGCAAAAAGGAGTTTCAATACGCCCTGCTTTTCAACTTCCTGTATTGTTACCTTATCAATTCCAGCACTTCCCTTGTTCTTTCGAACATAATTCCAGGCTCTTATCAATACATCCATACGGTGGAGTTTAATTATCAAAGCGGTATATGAGCAACCAACACTATATGTGCATGAATATCAATCATAAAAAACCTCTTCAATAATTTCTACAAACGCCCGGTTTATTGACAACTTCAATTTCTGTTCTATAGTACAATGAACTACAATTCCAATCAAAAGCCTGATTCCTCCTGTTGGAAAAATAGAAATAATCAATTTTTAGATGGCATTAATTCTCTTTTTTCAACTCATATAATTATAATAATATTTTCAATTTCTACGTAAGAGAAGCAAAATTGCAGAAATATTCCTTGCGTATAGATAGAAGGAGAGACAATATTGTAATTATTTCAGAATAATCAAGTAATTAATAAACACAAGTCTGTTCTTGTAAAATGTCAATCCAGAATAGAAACATCTATAGATTTACGAGGTGATTCATTTTCGTTTATACCATACCATTTTTACAAATTTACTGTCTATCCATATATACTCAGTTGCCGTAAATGTCGCAAGTTGATCAAAAGGAAGCCGGAGTTTTCTCTCTTTACTTTTATTCGATCGGCTTATACCTTTACTGATTATAGGGATTTCCTTTACAGGTTTAAGTTTTTCCTTTTTAACAGG is from Candidatus Scalindua japonica and encodes:
- a CDS encoding toxin HicA: MSKVYNILTQMKQSPKNVRFSELCLVCNYYFGDARQRGSSHRIYKTPWQGDPRVNIQNNKGKAKAYQVKQVLMAIERLEVDHGTEK
- a CDS encoding type II toxin-antitoxin system HicB family antitoxin, encoding MALKNDHYTYRVTWSEGDKEYVGLCVEFPSLSWLTKTPEGALRGIRKVVADVIADMKKNGEDIPEPVANRNFSGKFMVRVPPETHRKLTIQAAEAGVSLNRLASAKLSK
- a CDS encoding BrnT family toxin; translation: MLIFEWDPKKAKKNIKIHGISFDEASTSFKDTISLTIYDPLHSDEEDRFITIGNSCKNRLLIIVHTVREIKIRIINARKATKKERKQYEENAKRSKNA